The following coding sequences are from one uncultured Cohaesibacter sp. window:
- a CDS encoding ribokinase: protein MITVFGSINLDMVIRVADFPRPGETIPTKGFAMSAGGKGANQALAVRRAGGDIRMVGLTGKDSHAELALALLDKDGVDLSRTGVCEESTGLAFIQVEDSGENTIAIVKGANGEVSSATAQETLADLAEGDILLLQQEVPLVAIDKAIDLAKNAGAKSILNTAPFQEDYVPLANKVDVIISNETEFDALCSGTEARVERAKAYATQTGRLLIVTLGADGAMVVEPNKEPVIVPSPKPEQVVDTTGAGDTFCGYFSKMLADGADPVTATRMAVKAASLACSKNGAQPSIPFAVDIK from the coding sequence ATGATTACGGTTTTTGGATCCATTAATCTGGACATGGTTATCCGGGTTGCGGACTTTCCCCGCCCGGGCGAGACAATACCCACAAAGGGGTTTGCCATGTCTGCAGGAGGCAAGGGGGCCAATCAGGCTCTAGCCGTGCGCCGAGCCGGAGGGGATATCCGCATGGTTGGTCTCACGGGCAAGGATAGTCATGCCGAACTCGCATTGGCGCTGCTAGATAAAGATGGTGTTGACTTGAGCCGCACAGGTGTTTGCGAGGAAAGCACTGGCTTGGCCTTCATTCAGGTCGAGGATAGTGGCGAAAATACCATTGCCATTGTCAAGGGAGCCAACGGTGAAGTCTCTAGCGCAACAGCTCAAGAAACGCTTGCCGATTTGGCTGAAGGTGACATTCTGTTGCTGCAACAGGAAGTGCCGCTGGTAGCGATAGATAAAGCCATTGATCTGGCCAAGAATGCTGGCGCAAAAAGCATTCTCAATACCGCACCTTTCCAAGAGGACTATGTTCCTCTTGCCAATAAGGTGGATGTCATCATATCCAATGAAACGGAATTTGACGCATTATGTTCCGGCACTGAGGCGAGAGTGGAAAGAGCGAAAGCCTACGCAACTCAAACTGGGCGCTTGCTGATTGTTACATTGGGTGCAGATGGTGCAATGGTCGTGGAACCGAATAAGGAACCCGTCATAGTCCCTTCGCCAAAACCTGAACAAGTCGTGGATACCACCGGAGCTGGCGATACCTTCTGCGGCTATTTCAGCAAAATGTTGGCCGATGGTGCCGACCCCGTCACCGCGACCCGTATGGCCGTCAAAGCTGCGAGTTTGGCTTGCAGCAAAAATGGGGCCCAACCTTCGATTCCCTTTGCGGTAGATATAAAATGA